The Mesorhizobium sp. B1-1-8 genome contains a region encoding:
- a CDS encoding transglutaminase-like cysteine peptidase, with amino-acid sequence MLRSPGVLTSSFLLGLVSLIGATTLPARPAAAQSTLFKRPSTQPSTDALHAAAVGGRTSIPYGWLDFCHRRPKECKVPALPAANLKLTAQNLHTLNRINQKANRAIKPVSNYEHWGTTMDHWDYPVDGKGDCKIYALYKRKLLMEAGFPRQALLMTVVRDLNNEGHTILTVKTDKGDLVLDNLVDEIRPWNATGYYFLKRQSQQNPNIWISINQRGGTPKT; translated from the coding sequence GTGTTGCGTTCCCCTGGCGTCCTGACCTCTTCTTTCCTGCTTGGCCTTGTTTCTTTGATCGGCGCGACGACGCTGCCTGCCCGCCCGGCGGCAGCTCAGTCGACATTGTTCAAGCGGCCGTCGACACAACCTTCAACCGATGCATTACACGCCGCCGCCGTTGGAGGACGCACCAGCATTCCCTATGGCTGGCTGGATTTCTGCCACCGCCGGCCGAAAGAGTGCAAGGTGCCCGCCCTGCCGGCCGCGAACCTCAAGCTGACCGCGCAGAACCTGCACACTCTCAACCGGATAAATCAAAAGGCGAACCGTGCCATCAAGCCCGTCAGCAATTACGAGCATTGGGGCACGACGATGGACCACTGGGACTATCCGGTGGACGGCAAGGGCGATTGCAAGATCTACGCGCTCTACAAGCGCAAGCTTCTTATGGAAGCGGGATTTCCCCGCCAGGCGCTCCTGATGACGGTGGTGCGCGACCTCAACAATGAAGGCCACACCATCCTGACGGTGAAGACCGATAAGGGCGATCTCGTCCTCGACAATCTGGTCGATGAAATCAGGCCCTGGAACGCGACCGGCTACTATTTCCTGAAACGGCAGTCGCAGCAGAACCCGAACATCTGGATTTCGATCAACCAGCGCGGCGGCACGCCGAAAACCTGA